A stretch of Mytilus edulis chromosome 11, xbMytEdul2.2, whole genome shotgun sequence DNA encodes these proteins:
- the LOC139494123 gene encoding uncharacterized protein encodes MVSRVVLQRDSYNLEVDKGVKNCWKWDWVERSVYGNPVGQFIRKINSRGIARCELCQKDINYAGRGWKSLEQHLTKKLHLDNLKMRKTNHSLSGAFGAKLDTHQGIYGLHPMFKSSAELKQPAPASLTSFQDRVTNMESMVVAFTSENSLSFSLVPKMLELAKTLSDDKKALDSITMNRTTASYKTRFGVGKTFEEDLIRCLKTSCFSLNMDESTSSNYQKVLTILASYFCKISNKVVVRHLSSLTCVTVNSEALYTKVVDVFEKNDIPWKNLTSILMDSCNVMRGSKSGLETRIRSQKAPHLLDVDGDTCHHVHNSAKAFCKPFDGFFSLVPKMLELAKTLSDDKKALDSITMNRTTASYKTRFGVGKTFEEDLIRCLKTSCFSLNMDESTSSNYQKVLTILASYFCKISNKVVVRHLSSLTCVTVNSEALGLQI; translated from the exons ATGGTTTCCCGTGTTGTACTTCAGAGGGACTCATACAATTTGGAAGTTGACAAAGGTGTCAAAAACTGTTGGAAATGGGATTGGGTTGAACGTTCGGTTTATGGCAACCCAGTAGGCCAGTTTATTAGGAAAATTAACTCAAGAGGAATTGCCAGATGTGAGTTATGTCAAAAAGACATCAATTACGCTGGAAGAGGCTGGAAAAGTTTGGAGCAACACTTAACCAAAAAACTTCACCTGGACAATttgaaaatgagaaaaacaaatcaCAGCCTGTCTG gtGCATTTGGAGCAAAATTAGATACTCACCAAGGTATATATGGATTACATCCAATGTTCAAGTCATCTGCAGAACTAAAACAACCTGCACCAGCTTCACTTACATCATTTCAGGATAGGGTAACAAATATGGAATCTATGGTAGTGGCATTTACTTCCGAAAACTCTCTATCTTTTTCCCTTGTGCCAAAAATGCTTGAATTGGCAAAAACTTTATCTGATGATAAAAAGGCTTTGGACTCCATCACTATGAACAGAACCACTGCTTCATATAAGACCCGTTTTGGCGTTGGAAAAACTTTTGAAGAAGATCTTATAAGATGTTTGAAGACAAGTTGCTTTTCCTTGAATATGGATGAAAGCACAAGTTCTAACTATCAAAAGGTGCTAACTATACTTGCTAGTTACTTCTGTAAAATCTCAAACAAAGTAGTGGTCAGGCATTTATCTTCCCTGACATGTGTTACTGTAAACAGTGAAGCTCTGTATACAAAAGTTGTggatgtatttgaaaaaaatgacatacCATGGAAAAACTTGACATCAATCTTAATGGATTCATGCAATGTCATGCGTGGTTCGAAATCTGGACTTGAGACCCGTATTAGAAGTCAGAAGGCTCCACACTTATTGGATGTTGATGGTGATACTTGTCATCATGTTCATAACTCAGCCAAAGCATTCTGCAAGCCATTTGATGGATTTTTTTCCCTTGTGCCAAAAATGCTTGAATTGGCAAAAACTTTATCTGATGATAAAAAGGCTTTGGACTCCATCACTATGAACAGAACCACTGCTTCATATAAGACCCGTTTTGGCGTTGGAAAAACTTTTGAAGAAGATCTTATAAGATGTTTGAAGACAAGTTGCTTTTCCTTGAATATGGATGAAAGCACAAGTTCTAACTATCAAAAGGTGCTAACTATACTTGCTAGTTACTTCTGTAAAATCTCAAACAAAGTAGTGGTCAGGCATTTATCTTCCCTGACATGTGTTACTGTAAACAGTGAAGCTCT TGGTCTCCAGATTTAA